DNA from Luteolibacter yonseiensis:
CAGCAGGCCGCCGCGGCCGCCGCCGACATCGCCGCGCTGCCGCCCGAGCCCACCGCCGACGAGATGCGCGTCAGCTACATCCCCGAGGTGGTGAAGAACAACATGCGCGACGAGATCAAGCAGGAGCTCCTCGCCGAGGCCCGCGAACAGAAATGGAGCGAGAAACGCTACCCGGAATGGACCGATAAATTCCGCCCCTTCGGCGACCTGCGCGGCCGTTACGAAGGAGTCTATTTCGGCGAGGGCAACGACAACACCGGCGCCTTCCCCAACTTCAACGCCATCAACACCGGATCGCCCTTCGACACCTCCGGCACCCAGTTCTCCCCGCAATACAACGTCGACCAGGACCGCGAGCGCACCCGCCTGCGCGCCCGCGTCGGCACCGACATCATGCTCGGGGACGGCTTCAACGGCGGCCTGCGCGTCGCCACCGGCGACACCAACAGCCCGACCTCGCCCAACCAGACGCTCGGCGGCTCCGGCGGGAATTTTTCCAAATACGCCATCTGGCTCGACCGCGCCTTCCTCAGCTACGACGCCGGTCCGGGCGATGGCGAGGAGCTCGTCTTCCTGATGGGCCGTTTCGACAACCCCTTCCTCTCCAGCGAAGTCCAGTGGGACGACGACCTCGGCTTCGACGGCCTCGCCGTGCGCGGGAAAGTCAGGCTCAACGACAAGGCCGGCACCTTCTTCACCGCCGGCTACTTCCCCGTCTACAACACCGACTTCAACTTCGCCTCCAACCAGCCCTCCAAGTTCGAAAGCACCGACAAGTGGCTCACCGGCGCGCAGATCGGCATCGACTGGAAGATCACCGACGACCTCACCGCCAGGTTCGGCATCGCCTACTACGACTTCAGCAACATCTCGGGCAAGCTGTCCGACCCCTACACCCCGCTCACCGCCAGCGACGCCGGCAGCACCGACGGCACCCGGCCCGGCTTCGCCCAGCGCGGCAACACCTACATGGCCCTGCGCGACATCGTCCCCACCGCGGCCAACGACTTCGGCACCAAATACCAATACCAGTACTACGGCCTCGCCTCCGAATTCCGCAACCTCACCATCACCGGCAAGCTCGAATACGACGCCTACGACCCCGTCCGCCTCGCCCTCGCCGGAGAAG
Protein-coding regions in this window:
- a CDS encoding putative porin, translated to MSSIRPIAATLLLALGTPLHAQEPDIGSAPANPSEDVPATETPVLPPGAAEEQPAAPSTNVTVNLIARLVEKGILGKEEAAAMIQQAEAEAQQALQAQQAAAAAADIAALPPEPTADEMRVSYIPEVVKNNMRDEIKQELLAEAREQKWSEKRYPEWTDKFRPFGDLRGRYEGVYFGEGNDNTGAFPNFNAINTGSPFDTSGTQFSPQYNVDQDRERTRLRARVGTDIMLGDGFNGGLRVATGDTNSPTSPNQTLGGSGGNFSKYAIWLDRAFLSYDAGPGDGEELVFLMGRFDNPFLSSEVQWDDDLGFDGLAVRGKVRLNDKAGTFFTAGYFPVYNTDFNFASNQPSKFESTDKWLTGAQIGIDWKITDDLTARFGIAYYDFSNISGKLSDPYTPLTASDAGSTDGTRPGFAQRGNTYMALRDIVPTAANDFGTKYQYQYYGLASEFRNLTITGKLEYDAYDPVRLALAGEVTKNIAFDNGAIGKKAVNNRGPGSAGKAGEFEGGDTAWNLAFTVGKPAMEQFGDWQAGFGYRYVESDAVVDGFTDSDFGGGGTNVQGFLLGGSMAVSPAVRVGLKWMSSDEIIGSPLSTDTLQFDINAKF